Proteins from a genomic interval of Thiohalobacter sp.:
- the alr gene encoding alanine racemase gives MSRPARACIDLAALAHNLDRVRRAAPDSRIMAVVKADAYGHGLVDVAHALGEAGADGFGVASVGEARLLREAGLEQPVSLLSGLFSADELESAARYHLRPVIHSDHQVEWLARARLDRPLDIWLKVDSGMHRLGFAPERTAEVHARLRACRAVSAIGFMSHLARADERGAPHTLRQLESFLAATDSLEGERSLANSGGVLGWPDTHLDWVRPGLMLYGITPFVSGSATEHGLRAVMTFETALVAVRRCRRGEAIGYGGAWVCPEDMPVGVAAVGYGDGYPRHAPSGTPVLVNGRRATLVGRVSMDLLCIDLRETPDARPGDPVILWSEGLPVEDIAKRAETIPYQLVCGLSARVARRFSG, from the coding sequence ATGTCGCGTCCCGCGCGGGCGTGCATCGACCTTGCGGCCCTGGCTCACAATCTCGATCGAGTGCGCCGGGCGGCTCCGGACAGCCGCATCATGGCGGTGGTCAAGGCGGATGCCTACGGCCACGGCCTGGTCGACGTGGCACACGCACTGGGCGAAGCCGGCGCCGACGGTTTCGGAGTCGCCTCGGTCGGCGAGGCGCGGCTTTTGCGCGAGGCCGGCCTCGAACAGCCGGTGAGTCTGCTGTCCGGCCTGTTCTCTGCGGACGAACTGGAATCTGCCGCTCGTTACCATCTGCGGCCGGTGATACACAGCGACCACCAGGTCGAGTGGCTGGCTCGGGCGCGTCTTGATCGCCCCCTCGATATCTGGTTGAAGGTCGACAGCGGCATGCATCGACTCGGATTCGCCCCGGAACGGACGGCGGAAGTGCATGCGCGTCTGCGTGCCTGTCGCGCGGTCAGTGCCATCGGTTTCATGTCGCACCTGGCGCGCGCCGACGAGCGCGGCGCACCGCACACCCTGCGTCAATTGGAAAGCTTCCTGGCCGCGACCGACAGTCTTGAAGGCGAGCGTTCGCTGGCCAACTCTGGCGGCGTGCTGGGCTGGCCGGACACGCATCTCGACTGGGTGCGGCCCGGTCTCATGCTCTACGGTATCACGCCCTTTGTTTCCGGCAGCGCCACCGAACACGGATTGCGTGCGGTGATGACCTTCGAAACTGCCCTGGTTGCCGTCAGGCGCTGCCGGCGCGGCGAGGCCATCGGTTACGGTGGGGCCTGGGTATGTCCCGAGGACATGCCCGTGGGCGTTGCGGCGGTCGGATACGGCGATGGCTATCCGCGCCATGCCCCATCCGGCACGCCGGTGCTGGTCAACGGCAGGCGTGCCACGCTGGTCGGGCGGGTATCGATGGACCTGCTCTGCATCGATCTGCGTGAAACGCCGGACGCCCGGCCCGGAGATCCCGTCATCCTGTGGAGTGAGGGCCTGCCGGTCGAAGACATCGCGAAGCGTGCCGAGACCATTCCCTACCAGCTCGTCTGTGGTCTTTCCGCCCGGGTGGCACGACGGTTCTCGGGTTAA